A genomic stretch from Acinonyx jubatus isolate Ajub_Pintada_27869175 chromosome E2, VMU_Ajub_asm_v1.0, whole genome shotgun sequence includes:
- the MIA gene encoding melanoma-derived growth regulatory protein isoform X1 — translation MARSPVFLGVIILLSAFSGPSVGGRAMPKLADRKLCADEECSYPISMAVALQDYVAPDCRFLTIHRGQVVYVFSKLKGRGRLFWGGSVQGDYYGDLAARLGYFPSSVVREDQTLKPGKIDVKTDVSLLGAGRELEGGLLGCDDGQ, via the exons ATGGCTAGGTCGCCAGTGTTCCTCGGTGTCATCATTTTGCTGTCTGCCTTCTCAGGGCCTAGTGTCGGGGGTCGCGCCATGCCCAAGCTGGCTGACCGCAAGCTGTGTGCTGATGAGGAATGCAGCT ACCCCATCTCCATGGCTGTGGCCCTGCAAGACTACGTGGCCCCCGACTGCCGTTTCCTGACCATACACAGGGGCCAAGTTGTGTACGTCTTCTCCAAGCTGAAGGGCCGAGGGCGGCTCTTCTGGGGAGGCAGC GTTCAGGGAGATTACTATGGAGATTTAGCCGCTCGCCTGGGCTATTTCCCCAGTAGTGTCGTACGTGAAGACCAGACCCTGAAACCTGGCAAAATTGATGTGAAGACAGATGTGAGTCTCTTGGGGGCTGGCAGGGAACTGGAGGGGGGACTCTTGGGTTGTGATGATGGGCAATGA
- the MIA gene encoding melanoma-derived growth regulatory protein isoform X2, with protein MARSPVFLGVIILLSAFSGPSVGGRAMPKLADRKLCADEECSYPISMAVALQDYVAPDCRFLTIHRGQVVYVFSKLKGRGRLFWGGSVQGDYYGDLAARLGYFPSSVVREDQTLKPGKIDVKTDKWDFYCQ; from the exons ATGGCTAGGTCGCCAGTGTTCCTCGGTGTCATCATTTTGCTGTCTGCCTTCTCAGGGCCTAGTGTCGGGGGTCGCGCCATGCCCAAGCTGGCTGACCGCAAGCTGTGTGCTGATGAGGAATGCAGCT ACCCCATCTCCATGGCTGTGGCCCTGCAAGACTACGTGGCCCCCGACTGCCGTTTCCTGACCATACACAGGGGCCAAGTTGTGTACGTCTTCTCCAAGCTGAAGGGCCGAGGGCGGCTCTTCTGGGGAGGCAGC GTTCAGGGAGATTACTATGGAGATTTAGCCGCTCGCCTGGGCTATTTCCCCAGTAGTGTCGTACGTGAAGACCAGACCCTGAAACCTGGCAAAATTGATGTGAAGACAGAT aaaTGGGATTTCTACTGCCAGTGA
- the RAB4B gene encoding ras-related protein Rab-4B, with the protein MAETYDFLFKFLVIGSAGTGKSCLLHQFIENKFKQDSNHTIGVEFGSRVVNVGGKTVKLQIWDTAGQERFRSVTRSYYRGAAGALLVYDITSRETYNSLAAWLTDARTLASPNIVVILCGNKKDLDPEREVTFLEASRFAQENELMFLETSALTGENVEEAFLKCARTILNKIDSGELDPERMGSGIQYGDASLRQLRQPRSAQAVAPQPCGC; encoded by the exons ATGGCCGAGACCTACG ACTTCCTCTTCAAATTCCTGGTGATTGGCAGCGCAGGAACTGGAAAATCATGTCTCCTTCATCAGTTCATTGAGAATAAGT tCAAACAGGACTCCAACCACACAATTGGCGTGGAGTTTGGATCTCGCGTGGTCAACGTGGGTGGAAAGACTGTGAAGCTACAGATTTGGGACACAGCCGGCCAGGAGCGGTTTCG GTCGGTGACACGGAGTTATTACCGAGGCGCGGCTGGAGCTCTGCTGGTGTATGACATCACCAG CCGGGAGACCTACAACTCACTGGCTGCCTGGCTGACGGATGCCCGCACGCTGGCCAGCCCCAACATCGTGGTCATCCTCTGTGGCAACAAAAAGGACCTGGACCCGGAGCGTGAGGTCACTTTCCTGGAGGCCTCCCGCTTTGCCCAGGAGAACG AGCTAATGTTCCTGGAGACTAGTGCCCTCACGGGTGAGAACGTGGAGGAGGCTTTCCTGAAGTGTGCCCGCACCATCCTGAACAAGATCGACTCAG gtgAGCTCGACCCCGAGAGGATGGGCTCAGGCATTCAGTATGGGGACGCATCCCTCCGCCAGCTGCGGCAGCCTCGGAGTGCCCAGGCCGTGGCCCCTCAGCCCTGTGGCTGCTGA
- the SNRPA gene encoding U1 small nuclear ribonucleoprotein A: MAVPETRPNHTIYINNLNEKIKKDELKKSLYAIFSQFGQILDILVSRSLKMRGQAFVIFKEVSSATNALRSMQGFPFYDKPMRIQYAKTDSDIIAKMKGTFVERDRKREKRKPKSQETPAAKKAVQGGAAAPVVGAVQGPVPGMPPMTQAPRIMHHMPGQPPYMPPPGMIPPPGLAPGQIPPGAMPPQQLMPGQMPPAQPLSENPPNHILFLTNLPEETNELMLSMLFNQFPGFKEVRLVPGRHDIAFVEFDNEVQAGAARDALQGFKITQNNAMKISFAKK; this comes from the exons ATGGCAGTTCCCGAGACCCGCCCCAACCACACTATTTATATCAACAACCTCAACGAGAAGATCAAGAAGGATG AGCTGAAGAAGTCCCTGTACGCCATCTTCTCCCAGTTTGGCCAGATCCTGGATATCCTGGTTTCCCGAAGCCTGAAGATGAGGGGCCAGGCCTTTGTCATCTTCAAGGAGGTCAGCAGCGCCACCAACGCCCTGCGCTCCATGCAGGGCTTCCCCTTCTACGACAAGCCCATG CGCATTCAGTATGCCAAGACTGACTCGGATATCATTGCCAAGATGAAGGGCACCTTCGTGGAGCGGGACCGCAAGCGGGAGAAGAGGAAGCCCAAGAGCCAGGAGACCCCAGCTGCTAAGAAGGCCGTGCAGGGTGGGGCAGCCGCCCCCGTGGTGGGGGCTGTCCAGGGGCCTGTCCCG ggCATGCCCCCGATGACTCAGGCACCCCGCATCATGCACCACATGCCGGGCCAGCCTCCGTACATGCCACCGCCTGGCATGATCCCGCCTCCAGGCCTGGCGCCCGGCCAGATCCCACCAGGGGCCATGCCCCCCCAGCAACTTATGCCGGGGCAGATGCCACCTGCCCAGCCT CTTTCCGAAAATCCACCAAATCACATCTTGTTCCTCACCAACCTGCCCGAGGAGACCAACGAGCTCATGCTGTCCATGCTTTTCAACCA GTTCCCTGGCTTCAAGGAGGTCCGACTGGTCCCCGGGCGGCATGATATTGCATTCGTGGAGTTTGACAATGAGGTACAGGCAGGGGCTGCTCGCGATGCCCTGCAGGGCTTCAAGATCACCCAGAACAATGCCATGAAGATCTCCTTTGCCAAGAAGTAG